A single window of Senegalia massiliensis DNA harbors:
- a CDS encoding LytR/AlgR family response regulator transcription factor — translation MSKILIVEDNELIRNSIIKIIREIDDCIEIISTEYSSKALDISIINNIDIFILDIGLKDYSGIKLGQELRKLNKYIVTPIIFITAMINEELEAFREIHSYAFITKPFKKEKVKNILAPVIQSFTGNEQENNLTINQKEETYIIPMNEIIYIEAQLKRIYIHTLNDEYEIKTYTLNKLSQELNDNFMRVHRSYIINKKYITKIDRTKWVLHLKNITRYMPVSRKYKNQLMELLQ, via the coding sequence ATGAGTAAAATATTAATCGTAGAAGATAACGAATTAATTAGAAATTCAATAATAAAAATAATAAGAGAAATAGATGATTGCATAGAAATAATATCTACAGAATATTCATCTAAAGCTCTTGATATTTCTATAATAAATAACATAGATATATTCATATTAGATATAGGCTTAAAAGATTACTCAGGTATTAAACTGGGACAAGAGCTAAGAAAATTAAATAAATACATAGTTACTCCTATAATATTTATAACAGCTATGATAAATGAAGAACTAGAAGCATTTAGAGAGATTCATTCCTATGCTTTCATTACAAAGCCTTTTAAGAAAGAGAAAGTAAAGAATATTCTTGCTCCTGTTATACAAAGTTTCACAGGAAATGAACAAGAAAATAATTTAACTATAAATCAAAAAGAAGAAACATATATTATACCAATGAACGAAATAATTTATATAGAAGCACAACTTAAAAGAATATATATACATACTTTAAACGATGAATATGAAATTAAGACCTATACATTGAATAAATTGAGTCAAGAATTAAATGATAATTTTATGAGAGTCCATAGATCTTATATTATAAATAAAAAATATATCACTAAAATAGATAGAACTAAATGGGTTTTACATTTAAAGAATATTACTAGATATATGCCTGTAAGCAGAAAATATAAAAATCAATTAATGGAGTTATTACAATGA
- a CDS encoding sensor histidine kinase produces the protein MTLFESFILSIFDVLGFIIISLGLIREENQYKLFKKSLIYVFLYSLIISVIEIIIPIEYIPIFVLIMIYIVIYLTYRKGLVFTFKIWFLSTILILTMQYISLIILNIIIGNIEYEFFYGLISQIIFIFIVIFTFYKIKIHVLLTYINQQKKIAIILLANIFMILIIILMYWRLDIDNLLNNFLDLSILSLSIIFIYFIVIKNGIRNEYEARELEMYKRNLPIIDNLISEVRRKQHEFDNYIQAINSIIYSNSNNNEVVESLKQYTSEIENINDLGNLIKLKDKILAGFLFSKQKESEKNNIQFNILIENPMIYTKLKSYELIQVLGNLIDNAFETEVEDNVVVVKFLRKYGNDIIEVSNKHPKVEKEKIEKFFEKEFSTKKKKGRGYGLYNVKKRLNKYNIRILVENEYRNEYTSNFIKFRIMF, from the coding sequence ATGACATTGTTTGAATCATTTATATTATCTATTTTTGATGTTTTAGGATTTATAATTATTTCCTTGGGGTTAATTAGAGAAGAAAATCAGTATAAATTATTTAAAAAATCACTTATTTATGTTTTTTTATATTCTCTAATTATTTCAGTTATAGAAATTATTATTCCTATTGAATATATTCCAATTTTTGTTCTTATAATGATATATATTGTTATATATTTAACTTATAGGAAGGGTTTAGTATTTACATTTAAAATTTGGTTTCTATCTACTATATTAATATTAACTATGCAATATATATCATTAATAATTTTAAATATAATTATTGGTAATATAGAATATGAGTTTTTTTATGGATTAATTTCTCAGATAATATTTATTTTTATAGTGATATTTACTTTTTATAAGATTAAAATACATGTATTATTAACATATATAAATCAACAAAAGAAAATTGCTATAATTTTATTAGCAAATATATTTATGATTTTAATTATTATTTTAATGTATTGGAGATTAGATATAGATAATTTATTAAATAATTTTCTTGATCTTTCTATTTTATCTTTAAGTATAATATTTATATATTTTATAGTAATTAAAAATGGTATAAGAAATGAATATGAAGCTAGAGAACTAGAAATGTATAAGAGAAATTTGCCCATTATAGATAATCTAATTAGTGAGGTAAGAAGAAAGCAACATGAGTTTGACAATTATATCCAAGCTATAAACTCAATTATATATTCTAATAGTAATAATAATGAAGTAGTTGAATCTCTTAAACAATATACTTCAGAAATTGAAAATATAAATGATTTAGGAAATCTTATAAAATTAAAAGATAAAATATTAGCAGGCTTTTTGTTCAGTAAACAAAAAGAATCAGAAAAAAATAATATTCAATTTAACATTTTGATAGAAAATCCTATGATATATACAAAATTAAAAAGCTATGAATTGATTCAAGTATTAGGAAATTTAATTGATAATGCATTTGAAACAGAAGTAGAAGACAATGTAGTTGTAGTGAAATTTCTAAGAAAATATGGTAATGATATTATAGAAGTTAGTAACAAACATCCTAAAGTAGAAAAAGAAAAAATAGAAAAATTCTTTGAAAAAGAATTCTCCACTAAAAAGAAAAAGGGTAGGGGATACGGTCTTTATAATGTAAAAAAGAGATTAAATAAATATAATATAAGAATTTTAGTTGAAAATGAATATAGGAATGAATATACTTCTAATTTCATTAAATTTAGGATTATGTTTTAA
- a CDS encoding ABC transporter permease codes for MIDKDIIKFAWTSLWRRKLRTILTLIGIMIGTAGIITMVSLGVGLEESVTGEFESGNMTNIEVYPGVNMGPNEGDSVKILKKEHVNELKQLEGVKAVTPIYQTYGELNIGRETISATFTGIDTKEIDELGYELEEGRFPRNNSILLGSSLSEQISNESEKDLLRSSSSISFSEGISEVEEETSKKYRTRITGILKSTGGAEDYSAVMDIDELVDIVEEKQNARDIIEKEGYSNIRVVANDMDEIDRLSKEINDKGYMAYSTKDMIEQVGSVFKFLQLFLGGIGSIALIVAAVGITNTMIMSTYERTKEIGVNKVIGASVKDIRKQFLYEATFIGLLGGIAGLILSYILSFIINTVAKIFMNGLENNITSIPIWLALFAIIFSVIVGVLSGLYPANKAAKISVLEALRQE; via the coding sequence ATGATAGATAAAGATATAATAAAATTTGCATGGACGAGTTTGTGGAGAAGAAAACTTAGAACTATATTAACTCTTATAGGGATTATGATAGGTACAGCAGGAATAATAACTATGGTTTCTTTAGGAGTAGGACTAGAGGAAAGTGTTACAGGAGAATTTGAAAGTGGAAATATGACTAATATTGAAGTTTATCCTGGAGTTAATATGGGACCTAATGAAGGAGATAGTGTAAAGATATTAAAAAAAGAACATGTAAATGAATTAAAGCAGTTAGAAGGAGTAAAAGCAGTTACTCCTATATATCAGACTTATGGTGAATTAAATATAGGTAGAGAAACTATATCAGCTACTTTTACAGGTATAGATACAAAGGAGATAGATGAATTAGGATATGAATTAGAAGAAGGACGTTTTCCAAGGAATAACTCTATTCTATTAGGCTCAAGCCTTTCAGAACAAATATCTAATGAAAGTGAAAAAGATTTACTTAGAAGTTCTTCTTCTATTAGCTTTTCAGAGGGCATTTCAGAAGTAGAAGAGGAAACTTCAAAGAAATATAGAACTAGAATTACAGGAATATTAAAATCTACTGGAGGAGCAGAAGATTATTCTGCTGTAATGGATATAGATGAACTAGTAGATATTGTAGAAGAAAAGCAAAATGCTAGAGATATAATAGAAAAAGAAGGCTATTCTAATATTAGAGTAGTAGCTAATGATATGGATGAGATAGATAGACTATCAAAAGAAATCAATGATAAAGGTTATATGGCTTATTCTACAAAAGATATGATAGAACAAGTAGGTAGTGTATTTAAATTTTTACAACTATTTCTTGGAGGAATAGGAAGTATAGCTCTTATTGTAGCAGCGGTAGGTATAACTAATACAATGATAATGAGTACTTATGAAAGAACAAAAGAAATAGGGGTAAACAAAGTAATAGGAGCGTCAGTAAAAGATATACGAAAACAATTTTTATATGAAGCTACGTTTATAGGATTATTAGGTGGAATAGCAGGGCTAATTCTAAGTTATATATTATCATTTATAATCAATACTGTAGCTAAAATATTCATGAATGGTCTTGAAAATAATATTACATCTATTCCAATATGGCTAGCATTATTTGCAATTATTTTTTCTGTAATTGTAGGAGTATTATCAGGATTATACCCAGCCAACAAAGCAGCAAAAATAAGTGTGTTAGAGGCACTTAGGCAAGAGTAA
- the pflA gene encoding pyruvate formate-lyase-activating protein, which yields MNIEGNIHSIETCGTVDGPGVRFVVFTQGCPLRCQYCHNPDTWKVNDGKKISVDELMEKIIKYKSYMKYSGGGVTLTGGEPLLQPEFAKELFKRCKEEGIHTAIDTSGFIPLDKTKEVFEYTDLVLLDIKSFNPNLYKDLTGVNNDPTIKLAKYLSEINKPAWIRYVLVPGLTDKDEDIKNLAKFLSPLKNIERVELLPFHKMGEYKWEELGYEYKLKNTPTPSDEAIEKAADIFKNEGINVVY from the coding sequence TTGAATATAGAAGGTAACATTCATTCAATAGAAACATGTGGTACAGTAGATGGACCTGGTGTAAGATTTGTAGTATTTACTCAAGGCTGTCCTTTAAGATGTCAGTATTGTCATAATCCAGATACATGGAAAGTGAATGATGGAAAAAAAATATCAGTAGATGAACTTATGGAAAAAATAATTAAATATAAATCATATATGAAATATTCTGGTGGTGGTGTCACTTTAACAGGTGGCGAACCACTACTTCAACCAGAATTTGCAAAAGAATTATTTAAAAGATGTAAAGAAGAAGGAATTCACACAGCAATAGATACATCAGGATTTATTCCACTTGATAAAACAAAAGAAGTCTTTGAATATACTGACTTAGTATTACTTGATATTAAATCATTTAACCCTAATTTATATAAAGATTTAACAGGGGTAAATAATGACCCTACTATAAAACTAGCTAAGTATTTATCAGAAATAAATAAACCTGCTTGGATTAGATATGTATTAGTTCCAGGTCTTACTGATAAAGATGAAGATATAAAAAATTTAGCTAAATTCCTCTCCCCTCTTAAAAATATAGAAAGAGTAGAACTACTTCCCTTTCATAAAATGGGCGAATATAAATGGGAAGAGCTTGGATATGAATATAAATTAAAGAATACCCCTACCCCATCAGATGAAGCCATAGAAAAGGCAGCTGATATATTTAAAAATGAAGGTATAAATGTAGTTTATTAA
- a CDS encoding SdpI family protein, producing MSILSTILTYLFFIFLYSLFLGAFYFSSHMKSNVVFGYRTSSSLKSEESWKYAQKKAYKISKILFIVMAIITAISDVIFYYIEKDIEFVFEYNIVLFVIFFIALIVQVEYDLRKEFK from the coding sequence ATGTCCATATTAAGTACAATACTCACATATTTATTTTTCATATTTCTATATTCATTATTCTTAGGTGCATTTTATTTTAGTAGTCATATGAAATCAAATGTAGTATTTGGCTATAGAACTTCTAGTTCACTTAAAAGTGAAGAAAGTTGGAAATATGCTCAGAAAAAAGCTTATAAAATATCCAAAATACTTTTTATAGTTATGGCTATTATAACTGCTATATCTGATGTAATATTTTATTATATAGAAAAAGATATAGAATTTGTATTTGAATATAATATTGTTTTATTTGTTATATTCTTTATAGCTTTAATAGTTCAGGTGGAATATGATTTAAGAAAAGAGTTTAAATAA
- a CDS encoding ABC transporter ATP-binding protein, whose amino-acid sequence MIELKNVSQHYKMGKSIVKALDEVDLNIIKGELTALIGPSGSGKSTLLNVTGGLVKSTKGKVKIKNKDITNYSENDLCLFRRNNIGFIFQSFNLNPTLSALENVMMPLIYARVKQDKRKDMATHALKLVGLDDRKSHKPGELSGGQQQRVSIARAIVNNPEIVLCDEPTGNLDSETGKEILSLITKMNKENKVTFIIVTHDINVANNCDRIISIHDGKIIKDERK is encoded by the coding sequence ATAATAGAACTTAAAAATGTATCACAGCATTATAAGATGGGAAAAAGCATAGTAAAGGCACTTGATGAGGTAGATTTAAATATAATTAAAGGGGAACTTACAGCATTAATAGGTCCTTCTGGATCAGGAAAGTCTACATTATTAAATGTGACAGGAGGATTAGTGAAATCTACAAAAGGTAAAGTTAAAATTAAAAATAAAGATATTACAAATTACTCTGAAAATGATTTATGTTTATTTCGTAGAAATAATATAGGTTTTATATTTCAATCCTTTAATTTAAACCCTACATTATCAGCTCTTGAAAATGTGATGATGCCTCTTATATATGCAAGAGTGAAACAAGATAAAAGAAAAGATATGGCAACTCATGCTTTAAAACTTGTAGGATTAGATGATAGAAAGAGTCATAAACCTGGTGAATTATCAGGAGGGCAACAGCAAAGAGTGAGTATTGCCAGGGCAATTGTAAATAATCCTGAAATAGTTTTATGTGATGAGCCTACGGGAAATTTAGATTCAGAAACAGGTAAGGAAATATTATCTCTTATAACTAAAATGAATAAAGAAAATAAAGTTACTTTTATTATTGTAACTCATGATATAAATGTTGCAAATAATTGTGATAGAATCATATCTATTCATGATGGAAAAATAATAAAAGATGAAAGGAAATGA
- a CDS encoding COG1361 S-layer family protein, which produces MKGNDMLKRNVVTILIILMTILLVSTNIYAAPKSPAVVISEYKIEPEEISPGENFKIKLTLNNYGEYHARKVKLTLKDNVEEEIQDIQSGEIQSKEEQVKLNNFSPINQSNVKYISLIKADKKEEVVYNLYSSPNMKPGNYNLVVSLSYMDSNGKVYTEDQIIGILLSEKESIKVLGKGDYGDISIGEEVESTINIVNNSTTEVKGVTVSVEGEGENNYTEYLGNFNSGDFDSYTFNTVFDKEGKKNINVKVSYIDGLNKNTEIEKKIKYNVKSGENIDNSNNKEEGNAFIRFIKGLFGF; this is translated from the coding sequence ATGAAAGGAAATGATATGTTGAAAAGAAATGTAGTAACTATTTTAATAATTTTAATGACAATTCTTTTAGTATCAACTAATATATATGCAGCACCTAAAAGTCCTGCAGTAGTAATTTCAGAATATAAAATAGAACCTGAGGAAATTAGTCCAGGAGAAAATTTTAAAATAAAACTAACATTAAATAATTATGGTGAATATCATGCAAGAAAAGTTAAATTAACATTAAAAGATAACGTAGAAGAAGAAATACAAGATATACAATCAGGAGAAATACAATCAAAAGAAGAACAAGTGAAATTAAATAATTTTTCTCCTATAAATCAAAGTAATGTAAAATATATTTCTCTCATAAAGGCTGATAAAAAAGAAGAAGTAGTGTATAATTTATATTCTTCACCTAATATGAAACCAGGAAATTATAATTTAGTGGTCTCTTTATCTTATATGGATTCTAATGGGAAAGTTTATACTGAAGATCAAATTATAGGGATATTATTATCTGAAAAAGAAAGTATAAAAGTTTTAGGTAAAGGTGATTATGGAGATATATCTATAGGAGAAGAAGTAGAATCAACTATAAATATAGTAAACAACTCTACAACTGAAGTTAAAGGAGTAACTGTATCTGTAGAAGGAGAGGGAGAAAATAACTATACAGAATATCTAGGTAATTTTAATAGTGGTGATTTTGATAGTTATACTTTTAATACAGTATTTGATAAAGAGGGTAAAAAGAATATAAATGTAAAAGTAAGCTATATTGATGGACTTAATAAAAATACAGAAATAGAAAAAAAGATAAAATATAATGTGAAATCAGGGGAAAATATTGATAATTCTAATAACAAAGAAGAAGGTAATGCATTTATTAGATTTATCAAAGGATTATTTGGATTTTAG
- a CDS encoding Yip1 family protein — translation MNEENERELMMENEKASLVQKIKWYIIKPSRFFEKFKEKPKALIHFIMIFILTAIASIITSSKTEDIANQLPEGMSADQIELTRGINEFIKSPIAIVITVFVTVLVTYFFFALFRYIFTKLFKGEVTFKEMFGLVLVTSYPVAIGGILTSIISDPVVTSDLMDSILNKVNIWSIWQLVLLIIGIKVMFNLSMKKSLIINVGIFIVTTLFIVGSAIISSNLNNMVQ, via the coding sequence ATGAATGAAGAAAATGAAAGAGAATTAATGATGGAGAATGAGAAAGCTAGCTTAGTACAAAAAATTAAATGGTACATAATAAAGCCCAGTAGGTTTTTTGAGAAATTTAAAGAAAAACCTAAAGCTTTAATTCATTTTATAATGATTTTTATTTTAACTGCAATTGCTTCTATAATTACATCTTCTAAAACTGAAGATATAGCAAATCAACTTCCAGAAGGCATGTCAGCAGATCAAATAGAATTAACTAGAGGCATCAATGAATTTATAAAATCACCTATAGCTATTGTGATTACAGTATTTGTAACTGTTCTAGTAACTTATTTCTTCTTTGCTTTATTTAGATACATATTTACTAAGTTATTTAAAGGTGAGGTAACTTTTAAAGAAATGTTTGGATTAGTTTTAGTTACATCTTATCCTGTAGCAATAGGGGGAATATTAACAAGTATTATTTCTGATCCAGTTGTAACAAGTGATCTAATGGATAGCATATTAAATAAGGTTAACATTTGGTCTATTTGGCAATTAGTTCTTTTAATTATAGGTATAAAAGTGATGTTTAATTTATCAATGAAAAAAAGTCTAATAATAAATGTGGGAATATTTATTGTTACTACATTATTTATAGTAGGTAGTGCTATTATAAGTAGCAATTTAAACAATATGGTTCAGTAA